A single Nicotiana tabacum cultivar K326 chromosome 5, ASM71507v2, whole genome shotgun sequence DNA region contains:
- the LOC107819066 gene encoding protein EMSY-LIKE 3, protein MDYEPYDSSGTDDDLPPSHQSRIPRGGGRIAGNGRSAVRGSIPRARMYGETDMEAQIHQLEQEAYSSVLRAFKAQADAITWEKESLITELRKELRLSNEEHRELLARVNADDAIRRIREWRKSRGHEPGMLGTGPAVHDPMPSPSVSASRKKQKIASSLPSHSFAGPSPTFHQPAAIAANQTSSSAAKRGRMMGPKGKKHKSGQMMPGASSVKMHNPSSGPSGRGQFGNRVSEAAEAASSDPLIGRKVRTRWPDDNNYYEAVITDYNAAEGRHALVYDRGTANEMWEWVNLAEISPEDIQWEGEDPGISRHGNYSGLGRCMNRPVGRDSAPAAGRGRGLPKAQSRKDFLSSQNGIAKKRYDDIQLLHTDTLIKEVERVFGAVHPDPQEVEKAKKVLKEHEQALLDAISRLGEISDGDSDERHCMHGQAMDQE, encoded by the exons ATGGACTACGAGCCCTATGATAGCAGCG GAACGGATGATGATCTACCTCCGTCACATCAAAGTAGGATTCCAAGAGGTGGTGGCCGCATTGCTGGAAATGGAAGATCTGCTGTCAGAGGTTCTATACCTCGCGCGAGGATGTATGGTGAAACTGACATGGAGGCCCAAATTCACCAGCTTGAGCAAGAAGCATACAGTTCAGTTCTAAGAGCCTTTAAAGCTCAAGCTGATGCCATTACTTGG GAGAAGGAAAGCCTCATAACTGAGTTAAGAAAAGAGTTAAGATTGTCCAATGAGGAACATCGAGAACTTCTTGCTAGAGTAAATGCTGACGATGCTATACGAAGAATAAG GGAGTGGAGGAAATCTAGGGGACATGAACCCGGTATGCTTGGTACTGGTCCAGCTGTTCATGATCCAATGCCCAGTCCTTCTGTATCAGCTTCAAGGAAGAAACAGAAGATAGCCTCATCTTTACCATCTCACTCCTTTGCCGGACCATCTCCTACTTTTCATCAACCTGCTGCGATTGCTGCAAACCAGACATCTTCATCCGCTGCTAAAAGAGGGCGTATGATGGGGCCTAAGGGCAAAAAGCATAAATCT GGCCAGATGATGCCTGGTGCGTCTTCAGTGAAAATGCATAATCCTTCCTCTGGTCCATCTGGAAGAGGCCAATTTGGTAACCGGGTTTCTGAAGCTGCTGAAGCTGCATCATCTGATCCATTGATTGGAAGGAAAGTAAGAACTAGATGGCCTGATGACAATAATTATTATGAAGCGGTCATAACTGATTACAATGCAGCTGAG GGTAGACATGCTCTTGTTTATGATAGGGGTACTGCAAATGAGATGTGGGAATGGGTCAATCTTGCAGAG ATCTCTCCAGAGGATATCCAGTGGGAGGGTGAAGATCCTGGAATTTCTCGTCATGGAAATTACAGTGGATTAGGGCGTTGCATGAATAGACCTGTTGGACGTGATAGTGCTCCAGCTGCAGGTAGAGGTAGGGGTTTGCCTAAAGCTCAATCCAGAAAAGATTTTCTATCATCACAGAATGGCATAGCAAAGAAGAGATATGATGATATTCAGCTACTTCACACTGATACATTGATTAAAGAG GTGGAGAGGGTCTTTGGTGCTGTTCATCCAGACCCTCAGGAGGTTGAGAAGGCAAAGAAGGTATTGAAG GAGCATGAACAAGCACTTCTGGATGCTATTTCAAGGCTTGGAGAGATATCTGATGGAGATAGTG ATGAACGGCATTGCATGCATGGGCAAGCGATGGATCAGGAATGA
- the LOC142180774 gene encoding uncharacterized protein LOC142180774, translating into MVEFHGTHGHSTGDCRHLHEEVATLLKNGHFREFMSDSAKNNYGRNQDVAEPSKPVAGSPRMTINMIFDGDEVNGVTFSAAKKTKISVTHGSSANIIQWRVFEKAKRTGNIVPTTKLLEGFNLISVTIRGETLLPIHAEAVTKNTMFEVVDGNMDYNVILGRPWIHEMKVVPSTYHQLLKFPTPEGIKYIRGDQPVAREMNAVIVSSSKIKETSK; encoded by the exons ATGGTAGAGTTCCATGGAACTCACGGCCACAGTACTGGGGATTGCCGACACCTTCACGAAGAAGTAGCAAcattattgaagaatggtcacttTAGAGAGTTTATGAGTGACAGTGCCAAGAACAACTATGGGAGAAACCAGGATGTTGCAGAACCATCAAAACCAGTTGCAGGGTCACCTCGTATGACGATAAACATGATCTTCGATGGAGACGAAGTAAATGGGGTGACGTTTTCAGCAGCAAAGAAGACGAAGATATCAGTGACTCATG gaagctcagccaacatcatacaatggagagttttTGAGAAAGCAAAGCGGACCGGAAATATAGTTCCGACAACAAAGCTTTTGGAGGGATTCAACTTAATAAGTGTCACAATCCGAGGAGAAACTTTGCTGCCCATACATGCTGAAGCAGTAACGAAGAACACCATgttcgaagtggtagatggcAACATGGATTATAATGTAatccttggaaggccatggatacatgaAATGAAGGTTGTACCTTCAACATACCATCAACTGTTAAAATTTCCAACGCCGGAAGGGATCAAGTATATTAGGGGAGATCAACCGGttgcaagggagatgaatgcagtAATCGTTTCCAGTAGCAAGAtcaaagaaacgagcaaatag